The following coding sequences lie in one Paroedura picta isolate Pp20150507F chromosome 10, Ppicta_v3.0, whole genome shotgun sequence genomic window:
- the RPL7L1 gene encoding ribosomal protein uL30-like, producing the protein MLRVIAAATLNSLTSSVSIRMSTKPLGASPTTIETAPAVSVAPTGCAWKERLVPSGWPLPAFRWRSGKMAEAEPKRKIPLVPENLLKKRKAYQALKATQAKQALLDKRKHRGGKQIKFKRLEAFVRDSYRKRRDDVRLRRMEHKPGVMLLPEGHKLAFAVRIAEIRGVSLPVMRVIQRLRLRKIYSGTFIKLSPASLKMLRIVEPYVAWGYPNLKSIRELILKRGHAKINKKKHALTDNVLIENHLGNYGIICLEDLIHEIYSAGKHFHEINTFLWPFHLSVARHAARNKMGFRKEIGDPGFRGDGINQLIRHLN; encoded by the exons ATGCTTCGTGTTATTGCGGCAGCAACTCTGAACAGCCTAACCTCATCCGTATCGATACGCATGAGCACAAAACCCCTTGGCGCCTCCCCAACCACCATAGAGACGGCACCGGCCGTCAGCGTAGCTCCGACCGGATGCGCCTGGAAAGAGCGCCTGGTCCCTTCcggttggcccttgcctgcctttAGGTGGCGGAGCGGCAAGATGGCGGAGGCCGA acCTAAAAGGAAAATACCATTGGTTCCAGAAAACCTGCTAAAGAAAAGAAAGGCCTACCAGGCACTCAAAGCTACACAGGCAAAACAGGCTTTGCTGGATAAGAGGAAG CATCGGGGAGGAAAACAGATCAAATTCAAACGCCTTGAGGCATTTGTGCGTGACTCTTATCGGAAACGCAGAGATGATGTCCGCCTGCGGCGCATGGAACACAAACCTGGAGTGATGCTACTGCCTGAGGGACACAAGCTGGCCTTTGCTGTACGGATTGCTGA aattaGAGGGGTGAGTCTACCAGTTATGCGTGTCATACAGAGGCTGCGGTTGAGAAAGATTTACAGTGGGACATTTATCAAGCTGTCACCAGCATCGCTGAAAATGCTGCGGATTGTGGAGCCTTATGTGGCCTGGGG ATACCCCAACCTGAAATCTATTCGAGAACTGATCCTGAAACGAGGCCATGCCAAAATCAACAAGAAGAAACATGCACTTACAGACAATGTTCTGATTGAAAATCATCTAG GAAATTATGGTATCATTTGTCTGGAAGATCTTATACATGAAATTTACTCAGCTGGGAAGCATTTTCATGAAATCAACACATTTTTGTGGCCATTCCACCTATCAGTGGCTCGTCATGCTGCTCGTAATAAAATGGGTTTCCGCAAGGAAATTGGAGACCCTGGATTTCGAGGTGATGGGATCAACCAGCTCATACGACATTTGAACTAG